A stretch of the Streptomyces sp. NBC_00078 genome encodes the following:
- a CDS encoding helix-turn-helix transcriptional regulator, translating to MTILPPDPDLTALRVVLARLRAERGWTFDELADHSGLARRTLIDLEHGRTTGSVTTWHALAHTFDVPIEHFLGALCEDHIPPGAARS from the coding sequence GTGACGATCTTGCCGCCCGACCCCGACCTCACTGCGCTGCGCGTTGTGCTCGCGCGCCTGCGGGCCGAGCGCGGCTGGACCTTCGACGAACTCGCCGACCACAGCGGTCTGGCCCGGCGCACCCTCATCGACCTCGAACACGGCCGCACCACCGGCAGTGTTACCACCTGGCACGCCCTCGCCCACACCTTCGATGTGCCCATCGAGCACTTCCTGGGCGCCCTGTGCGAGGACCACATTCCGCCCGGCGCGGCCCGTTCCTGA